ATGAGGAAGAGGGGAAGCGCCCCATAGTTCTGTGTAGTCGCTCTGATATTGAAAACCCGCTCCCTGGAGAAATAGATTTTGTTAAAGTGACTAGCTACACAGACGAACAAGAGATGGAAAAAGCGTCGATTACACAAGCAAGTTGTATTGTAGTGGACAACTTAGAAGATGATATTACGCTGTCAGCGGCCTTGTACTCTGCTAATGTGAACCCAAAGGCACATTTACTCGCGTACTTTAAAGACGAAGCACTAAGCCGATTGTTAAATCAACATTGCCCCAATGCTGAGTGTATTCCAGCTGTTGGTGCGGAAATGCTCGCAAAAGCAGCGGTGGACCCTGGCTCTAGTGCTCTTCATCAGGAACTATTGGCTTCGACGCGTGGAATGACCCAGTATTCAACCACCTACCCGGAAGACGCAGCTGCCACGGATGTGCAGTCTATATTTGTTTACATCAAGCGTGCCTATCAGGCGACACTTATCGCCATTGATACAGGGAAAGGGATCGAGCTCAACCCTGATTTAGATACGGTCATCCCACCAGGAACTAAGTTGTTTTACATCGCAGATGAACGGATAGAGTCTTTTGAATGGGAACGATTGAAATAACTCATTGTTAAGCATAAAGGGCCCAATTGGGCCCTTTATGCTTTAATCCGCTTCTGCCAACATGGAGCCGCGCATTGCTAGGCCACATAACATGGTCGGAATTGCATTAAATATCTCTTCAAACTGCTCAAGACCTTCAATTCCTTGCTCTGCAAGTGTTGCAATTGATGTCTCTGGGTCATAAAGCATGCTTAAAGATAGCAACACTCCGCCCAGCAATGCGCTGTCTTCGCTAGCTTCGGGCATGATGGTCTCCCAATCGTCTCTGGCGAGTTGCCAACCTTGTAGAACACCTTCACAGAAGTCTCTTGCTGCTTGATTGACGATGTCTGCTTCGTCTAGAGAACATGTACTTGGCCATACCCATTGGTTGCCCAGTAAAGCAGGGCGGTATTCATTCCATATTGCGATGATCAACTCGATGTAGGTTTCCAACTGCTCACCATCAGTGAATGGTGCTACCTCTTCACCTCCCCATAGAAAAGGAAGCCACTCTTCAGGTGGCAATACATTGGGTGCCGCAGCCATAGCGGTAACGAATCCTTGTGTTTTGGGTTCGTTGATCAGTCGGTTTTCCAGCTCTGGCTGAGAAAGAATGTCTTGTAGTGTCAAAATGAATACCAAAGAGGGGTAATTGAAATTGAGCTAATACTAACAGCCAAAACGAGACATAAAAAGGTGGCAGCTGCGCTATCTCCGCTATAATTGGATGTAAACGGACAAAATTCAAAGGCTTATGGAAATTCGTTCCTCCCTCAAAAGAAAGAGCTTTTTAGCGCTTGCTATGTACATGGCATTTGTCATAGCAGTGATAGGTACGGTGAGTTATCTTGTGGTTGAACCACCTGTGCGCGATCAGTTGGAGAAGAACCTCGACCTACGAACCCAAATCATCGCTGCTGAAATCAAAGAGCCTTTGAACAGTTCTCTTGGTATTTTGCAAAGTGTCGTTAGTATTGGGAGTACTAATGAACCACAAGGCCATCAGGCAGAGATGCTTTATAAGCTTTTCTCGGTGATCGATGGTGTGGCTATCAGCGGTGGTTTATGGCCGATTCCTTATTCAATAGATAGAGGGACTGCTTACAAAAGTTTGTTTTTCAATCGTGCCAGTGACGGTCAAGTCGATCAGGTTTTTTCTTGGGATAATCCGGAGTCGGGCGGCTACGACAAAGAGTCCTGGTATACCTCTGTAGTCAATAAACCGGTGGGGACGGTGTCTTGGTCAGAGGTATATATTGATCCTTTTACACATGTTCAAATGATCACCGCCTCCTCACCTTACTATATTGATGATGTTTTTTCTGGTGTAGCCACCATAGACATATCGCTCGAGAGCTTGGTTTCTTTTGTTCGCAAACATGCAGAAGAGTACGAACTAGGTGTCATACTAAAAGATTCCTATGGGGATGTGATCACTGAACATAATTTTCAGGTTGTTGAAGACATCTACATCAGTAGCACTGATTTTGGTGACTTTAAATGGTATATCGATGTCGTCAATGCTAATCGTTTAGTGACGGAGCAAGTGTATGACTTAGTGTCAAAAGTTGAAGCG
This sequence is a window from Vibrio coralliilyticus. Protein-coding genes within it:
- a CDS encoding potassium channel protein, translating into MSAWFVFKKWLQVRLFQLSNRNLMVLLLVYIALSWLALVASGETALTEDASTFVYYLMVTASTVGYGDYSPVTEAGKWVVILFVIPGGLTLFAALIGRLASASVDYWRAGILGKRRVGVENHILLLGWNGQRTMHLIRMLQHEEEGKRPIVLCSRSDIENPLPGEIDFVKVTSYTDEQEMEKASITQASCIVVDNLEDDITLSAALYSANVNPKAHLLAYFKDEALSRLLNQHCPNAECIPAVGAEMLAKAAVDPGSSALHQELLASTRGMTQYSTTYPEDAAATDVQSIFVYIKRAYQATLIAIDTGKGIELNPDLDTVIPPGTKLFYIADERIESFEWERLK
- a CDS encoding UPF0149 family protein encodes the protein MTLQDILSQPELENRLINEPKTQGFVTAMAAAPNVLPPEEWLPFLWGGEEVAPFTDGEQLETYIELIIAIWNEYRPALLGNQWVWPSTCSLDEADIVNQAARDFCEGVLQGWQLARDDWETIMPEASEDSALLGGVLLSLSMLYDPETSIATLAEQGIEGLEQFEEIFNAIPTMLCGLAMRGSMLAEAD